In Mastigocladopsis repens PCC 10914, a single window of DNA contains:
- a CDS encoding ArnT family glycosyltransferase — protein sequence MRKHLPIILLLLLSALIYLSIAFEPSVFDNADAVHTQASKEMLQRHDWVTMYVNGVRYLQKAPLLYWLVASSYQIFRINAFAVRFPTVVAIVLLGLVAYIFGRWAYSQKVGLYAAAILVSCFAMFLFTRIMIPEALLTLLFTIAHLCFLRAFFGTGWEKRLYYGFYAATALAVLSKGLIGIVFTVTPAFLFLLLTGNLSAWRQLRLLSGSALFLAIAAPWHLLAGFRNEHFFWFYFVNEHFLRFFSKRYPVDYGKMPVLSYWLLHVVWLFPWSLGFPLLITQRPHLQPLKDKKTQVNLYLWLWAGVILIFFSISSNQEYYTFPAYPALALLLAVALTEAERGKIQKYLLWVNGILAAIAVVFAAVLGLLVWNARNIQPTGDLSSFLNQVSSDDKRYTLSLGHLLDLTPQALAELRYPAIAAALVVSIGFGLAFWYRYRQHHERAMTAMVLTMGLLVICSNNALIHFEPVLSSRVHAQEIKQRWEPNAKIVINGNYETGSSLRFYIDEQILLLNGRTLIMEFGSRYPDAPPIFLTYEDVRRLWQGSDRIFLFTENPKKEALLKNLAMPAFLVTDKGGKSIFTNKP from the coding sequence ATGCGTAAACACTTACCTATTATTTTATTGCTCCTTCTGAGCGCGCTCATCTACCTCAGCATTGCTTTTGAGCCTTCTGTTTTTGATAATGCGGATGCAGTTCATACCCAAGCATCTAAAGAGATGCTACAGCGCCACGATTGGGTGACAATGTATGTCAACGGAGTTCGGTATTTGCAAAAGGCTCCCCTCCTTTATTGGTTAGTAGCAAGTTCTTATCAAATCTTTAGGATCAATGCATTTGCCGTACGTTTTCCCACAGTGGTCGCAATTGTGCTGCTGGGCTTGGTCGCTTATATATTCGGGCGATGGGCGTATTCGCAAAAAGTAGGACTTTATGCAGCCGCGATTCTGGTTTCCTGTTTTGCGATGTTTCTGTTCACTCGCATCATGATTCCAGAAGCACTGCTGACTCTGTTATTCACAATCGCGCACTTGTGTTTTTTACGGGCGTTTTTTGGTACTGGTTGGGAAAAAAGGCTTTATTACGGATTTTATGCTGCTACAGCCTTAGCAGTGTTGAGTAAAGGGCTGATTGGCATTGTCTTTACAGTAACTCCCGCGTTTCTATTTTTGTTACTGACTGGTAACCTCTCTGCTTGGAGACAATTACGGTTGCTTTCAGGTAGTGCCTTGTTTCTAGCCATTGCTGCACCGTGGCATCTACTTGCTGGTTTTCGCAACGAACATTTTTTCTGGTTTTACTTTGTCAACGAACACTTCTTGCGATTTTTCAGCAAACGCTACCCAGTAGATTATGGCAAAATGCCTGTTTTGAGTTATTGGCTGCTGCACGTAGTTTGGTTATTTCCTTGGAGTTTAGGATTTCCACTCCTCATCACACAGCGACCTCATTTGCAACCGCTGAAAGATAAAAAGACGCAGGTGAACCTTTATCTATGGTTGTGGGCAGGAGTGATTCTTATTTTTTTCAGTATCTCTTCCAACCAAGAGTACTACACATTTCCTGCTTACCCGGCGCTGGCTCTCTTGCTTGCTGTAGCCTTGACTGAAGCCGAGAGAGGAAAAATACAAAAGTACTTACTGTGGGTTAATGGAATCTTAGCAGCGATCGCAGTCGTCTTTGCTGCTGTACTAGGATTGCTAGTCTGGAACGCTCGTAATATCCAGCCAACAGGAGACCTTTCGTCCTTCCTCAATCAAGTTTCTTCCGACGACAAACGATATACACTCTCGCTCGGACATTTGCTTGACCTGACACCACAAGCTTTGGCAGAATTACGCTATCCGGCGATCGCTGCGGCATTGGTGGTGAGCATCGGTTTTGGGCTAGCATTTTGGTATCGCTACCGACAACACCATGAACGCGCCATGACAGCAATGGTCCTAACGATGGGACTACTTGTGATTTGCTCTAACAACGCCTTGATTCACTTTGAACCAGTGCTCTCCTCACGTGTTCATGCTCAAGAAATCAAACAGAGGTGGGAACCGAACGCCAAAATTGTGATCAATGGCAATTATGAAACCGGCTCATCCCTGCGTTTTTATATTGACGAGCAAATCTTACTCCTCAACGGTCGGACTCTGATCATGGAATTCGGTTCCCGCTATCCGGATGCCCCACCCATATTTTTAACTTATGAAGATGTGCGTCGCTTATGGCAAGGTTCCGACCGGATTTTTCTGTTCACTGAAAATCCTAAGAAAGAGGCATTGCTGAAAAATTTGGCTATGCCAGCCTTTCTTGTTACCGACAAGGGAGGAAAGAGCATATTCACCAATAAGCCATAG
- the hpnI gene encoding bacteriohopanetetrol glucosamine biosynthesis glycosyltransferase HpnI, with the protein MIYPHQLLLLILCLVAIGYYCYGIYAALEFFSHPAQIDPDFHPPITILKPICGLDIDSYENFASFCQQDYPEYEIIFGVRDEHDPSVTVVKKIIDDFPERDIHLVVSDRTIGTNLKVSNLANAATLAKHSLLLLADSDVRVGSDYLQRVIQPMQDETVGVVTCLYRPQVQGWVAILEAIGISTEYLASILIARSLEGMNFALGPTIAIRKSVLEAIGGFGAIADYLADDFQFGYLSAQAGYKVVLSDYVIDHAIASESLLDFIHRQTRWNCCTRVSRFWGYAGLIFTHGTAISLLLLIATGGSIFGWAIATLTWSTRLIMAWVVGVRTLKDPVAKKFLWLVPLRDLISFGLWCYSFVGDTFEWRGRRLRLTKGGKLVERTNDFAKVLSS; encoded by the coding sequence ATGATATATCCGCACCAATTACTACTCCTGATTCTGTGCCTGGTGGCAATTGGGTATTACTGCTATGGCATCTATGCAGCACTTGAGTTCTTTTCCCATCCGGCACAGATTGATCCCGACTTTCATCCACCCATCACGATCCTCAAGCCCATTTGCGGTCTTGATATCGATTCCTACGAAAACTTTGCCTCATTTTGTCAACAAGACTATCCAGAGTACGAAATCATCTTCGGTGTCCGCGATGAACATGATCCAAGTGTGACAGTTGTCAAGAAAATTATTGACGATTTCCCAGAAAGGGATATTCATCTGGTCGTGAGCGATCGCACAATTGGCACGAATTTGAAAGTCAGTAATTTGGCGAATGCAGCAACCCTTGCCAAACATTCGCTCCTACTGCTTGCGGATAGCGATGTGCGCGTCGGATCTGATTATTTGCAGCGAGTTATTCAGCCAATGCAGGACGAAACGGTAGGTGTTGTCACCTGTTTGTACCGTCCCCAGGTTCAAGGATGGGTGGCAATCCTGGAAGCTATCGGTATATCCACTGAGTACCTTGCTAGCATTTTAATCGCAAGGTCACTGGAGGGAATGAACTTTGCCCTTGGTCCAACCATTGCGATCCGTAAAAGTGTTTTGGAAGCAATAGGAGGATTTGGGGCAATTGCCGATTATCTGGCAGATGATTTCCAATTTGGGTATTTAAGCGCACAAGCAGGTTACAAAGTCGTGCTTTCTGACTATGTGATTGATCATGCGATCGCATCAGAAAGCTTGCTTGATTTCATCCACCGTCAAACACGCTGGAATTGCTGCACGCGAGTTTCAAGATTTTGGGGCTATGCGGGGCTGATCTTTACCCACGGCACAGCCATTAGTTTATTATTGTTGATAGCAACAGGTGGGTCAATTTTCGGTTGGGCGATCGCCACACTTACCTGGAGTACCCGCTTGATTATGGCATGGGTCGTTGGAGTCAGAACCCTCAAAGATCCGGTCGCCAAAAAGTTTTTGTGGTTAGTACCTTTACGCGATCTCATCAGTTTTGGATTGTGGTGTTACAGCTTTGTTGGCGACACCTTCGAGTGGCGTGGTCGGAGACTCAGACTGACAAAAGGCGGTAAACTCGTGGAAAGGACAAATGATTTTGCCAAGGTACTATCAAGTTAG
- the hpnJ gene encoding hopanoid biosynthesis associated radical SAM protein HpnJ — protein sequence MMKTLLLNPPSFENFDGGAGSRWPATREIESYWYPVWLAYPAAMISESRLLDATPHGVSPEETIRIATEYDFVVLFTSTPGFYSDVRLAEMMKAAKPSLKIAFVGPHVTTQPEQSLMASEAIDFVTHKEFDYTVTEFASGKPLAEIKGVSFRQDGKIVHTERRLPIEDLDALPWVTPIYQRDLDVRRYNVPFLLHPYLSFYTTRGCPAKCTFCLWPQTFDGHAWRQRAVDDVAKEVKYALELFPDIKEIFFDDDTFTVGKQRVLELCEKFEPLNFTWSCNSRVHVDLETLQAMRKAGCRLLIVGFESGNPQILKNIKKGATVEHGREFMKNAKKAGIVVHGDFIIGLPGETPETIEETLKFAKELDCETIQVSVAHAYPGTELYNFVQANGYLRSDIEMTDETGHQLPHIEYPGLSRGEMMEAVEDFYGKYYFRPRIVARILKKAVFDSEERSRLYKEAREYLSLRAKRKQFVANQKA from the coding sequence ATGATGAAGACTTTACTCCTCAACCCGCCGTCTTTTGAAAACTTTGACGGTGGCGCTGGTTCTCGTTGGCCTGCAACACGCGAAATTGAATCGTATTGGTATCCGGTTTGGCTTGCATATCCCGCCGCAATGATCAGCGAAAGTCGGCTACTCGACGCGACACCTCACGGAGTCTCGCCAGAGGAAACAATTCGGATTGCCACTGAATACGATTTTGTTGTTCTTTTTACCAGCACACCGGGATTTTATAGCGACGTGCGTTTGGCAGAAATGATGAAGGCTGCAAAGCCATCGCTAAAAATCGCCTTTGTCGGTCCTCACGTCACGACACAACCAGAACAAAGCTTGATGGCGAGTGAAGCGATTGACTTTGTCACACACAAGGAATTTGATTACACAGTCACAGAATTCGCTTCAGGGAAGCCGCTTGCAGAAATCAAAGGCGTGAGTTTCCGCCAAGACGGTAAAATTGTGCATACTGAGCGACGGTTGCCCATTGAAGACCTAGATGCGCTGCCATGGGTCACGCCCATTTATCAACGTGACTTGGATGTGCGTCGCTACAACGTGCCATTTCTGCTACACCCTTATCTCTCCTTTTACACCACGCGCGGCTGCCCTGCTAAGTGTACATTTTGTTTGTGGCCTCAAACTTTCGACGGTCACGCGTGGCGTCAGCGAGCAGTTGATGACGTTGCTAAAGAGGTGAAATACGCGCTGGAACTCTTCCCCGATATCAAAGAGATATTTTTTGACGATGATACGTTTACCGTCGGGAAACAGCGTGTGCTAGAGTTGTGCGAAAAGTTCGAGCCTCTTAACTTTACCTGGTCTTGCAATTCCCGCGTCCACGTTGATCTCGAAACGCTGCAAGCAATGCGGAAAGCTGGCTGTCGCCTGTTGATTGTAGGATTCGAGTCAGGTAATCCTCAAATCCTCAAGAATATTAAGAAGGGTGCAACAGTGGAGCATGGGCGTGAGTTTATGAAGAACGCTAAAAAAGCTGGCATTGTTGTTCATGGCGACTTCATTATTGGTTTGCCCGGTGAGACGCCAGAAACTATCGAGGAGACGCTGAAGTTTGCTAAAGAACTTGACTGCGAGACCATCCAAGTTTCCGTAGCTCATGCTTATCCTGGTACTGAACTTTACAACTTTGTCCAAGCTAACGGATACCTGCGCTCTGATATTGAGATGACTGACGAAACAGGACACCAGCTGCCTCATATTGAGTATCCAGGCTTGTCACGCGGTGAAATGATGGAGGCTGTTGAGGATTTCTACGGCAAATATTACTTCCGTCCCCGCATTGTCGCCCGCATTCTCAAGAAAGCGGTTTTCGACTCTGAGGAACGCAGTCGCCTTTACAAAGAAGCACGGGAATACCTCAGCTTACGTGCCAAACGCAAGCAGTTTGTTGCTAACCAGAAGGCTTAA
- a CDS encoding B12-binding domain-containing radical SAM protein — MNSSVMPLEKPPLENKNLRTRYTPCHHRRILCIFPKYSRSFGTFHHAYPLMGGVRAFMPPQGILVVAAYLPQEWEVRFIDENVTSAKRVDYQWADVVILSGMHIQQPQINKINEIAHKHGKITVVGGPSVSGCPEYYLDFDILHLGELGDATDSMIEYLDLHTTRPQQQIRFETKERLPLSEFPSPAYHLLNLKQYFLANVQFSSGCPYHCEFCDIPALYGNNPRLKTPEQVLAELDAMLESGNPGAVYFVDDNFVGDRRALMKLLPHLIDWQKRNGYPVQFACEATLNLAQSPKLLAMMREAYFCTVFCGIETPETEALQAISKTHNLSMPILEAVKVLNSYGMEVVSGIIIGFDTDTPATAGKILEFIRLSQIPMLTINLLHALPKTPLWQRLEKEGRIVFDENRESNIEFLMPYEQVVEMWRRCITTAYEPDYLYQRFAYNMEHTYPNRIAVPNSPARTSWANIRKGLTLMTNILLRVGVFGNYRKTFWKMARPALKQGNIENLIHVGLVGHHLIQFAAECTRGDESASFYSQKLLQP, encoded by the coding sequence ATGAATAGTTCTGTGATGCCTTTAGAGAAGCCGCCCCTTGAGAACAAGAATCTGAGAACCCGCTACACTCCGTGCCATCATCGGCGCATTCTTTGTATCTTTCCCAAGTACAGTCGCTCGTTTGGAACTTTTCATCACGCTTACCCACTAATGGGTGGTGTCCGCGCTTTCATGCCGCCACAAGGCATTTTAGTTGTGGCTGCTTACTTACCTCAAGAGTGGGAAGTCCGGTTTATTGATGAAAATGTCACTTCGGCAAAAAGGGTTGATTATCAATGGGCTGATGTGGTTATTCTTAGTGGGATGCATATCCAGCAACCACAAATTAATAAGATTAATGAAATTGCCCACAAACACGGCAAAATCACAGTTGTGGGAGGTCCTTCTGTCTCTGGTTGTCCAGAATATTACCTAGATTTTGACATTTTACATTTAGGCGAATTAGGTGATGCCACGGACTCCATGATTGAGTATTTGGATCTACACACAACACGTCCTCAACAACAAATTCGCTTTGAAACCAAGGAACGGCTTCCCCTAAGCGAGTTTCCCAGCCCAGCTTATCATTTGCTTAATCTCAAACAGTATTTTCTTGCCAATGTTCAGTTCTCCAGTGGTTGCCCTTATCACTGTGAGTTTTGTGATATTCCTGCACTTTACGGTAACAACCCGCGCCTTAAAACTCCAGAGCAAGTGCTTGCGGAACTCGATGCTATGCTGGAATCTGGCAATCCAGGAGCAGTCTATTTTGTTGATGATAACTTTGTAGGCGATCGCCGCGCCCTCATGAAGTTGCTCCCTCACCTAATTGACTGGCAAAAACGCAATGGCTATCCTGTTCAATTTGCTTGCGAAGCGACACTCAATTTGGCGCAAAGTCCAAAACTTTTGGCAATGATGCGCGAAGCTTATTTTTGCACAGTTTTTTGTGGCATTGAAACCCCCGAAACAGAAGCACTCCAAGCTATTTCCAAAACTCACAACCTCAGCATGCCAATTTTGGAAGCAGTGAAAGTTTTAAATAGCTATGGCATGGAAGTTGTCTCAGGCATCATCATCGGGTTTGATACAGATACACCTGCAACCGCAGGCAAAATTCTCGAATTTATTCGTCTGTCTCAAATTCCCATGTTGACAATTAACCTACTTCATGCCTTACCAAAAACTCCGTTGTGGCAGAGGTTAGAAAAAGAAGGGCGAATTGTCTTTGATGAAAATCGTGAGTCGAATATTGAGTTTCTCATGCCTTACGAACAAGTTGTTGAGATGTGGCGGCGTTGCATCACAACGGCATATGAACCGGACTATTTATATCAGCGATTTGCCTACAACATGGAACACACTTACCCTAACCGGATCGCTGTTCCCAATAGTCCGGCTCGTACTTCTTGGGCAAATATTCGTAAAGGTTTAACTTTAATGACAAACATTCTACTGCGGGTGGGCGTGTTTGGGAACTACCGTAAAACTTTCTGGAAAATGGCCCGCCCCGCACTCAAACAAGGCAATATTGAAAACCTGATCCACGTTGGGCTTGTTGGTCATCATCTGATTCAGTTTGCAGCTGAGTGTACCAGAGGTGATGAATCTGCCTCGTTTTACTCCCAAAAACTACTCCAGCCTTAA
- a CDS encoding cyclic peptide export ABC transporter, with protein sequence MSLIYFLLRSSWGMVTIAVITGFLSGGSSASLIALVASAASSSATSRLTSIAWGFVGLALVALITSVISQVMLIRLSQNAIFQLRMRLSHQILASELGYLEEQGNPRLLATLTEDVQAVAHAVHVIPYLCIDMAIVAGCLMYITWLSWLVFLLVVALSVVAIGSCQWLLNRGKYFLALAREDQDVLFKHFRTITEGVKELKLHHGRRQVFLSKNLESTAALFRHHNVQGLTLFTTTTSWGRLIFFFAIGFVLFALPNILTISPQTLSGYILTFTYLMLPMNNIVENIPTISRASVALEKIESLGLSLARRAEVSSIPPVTSTSWQRLEFKGVTYTYRGDQEASNFILGSIDLKFHPQELVFIVGGNGSGKSTLAKLITGLYIPEAGEIWLDGELINGQNREWYRQHFSVVFSDFYLFDELLGLDNTQLDIQAKEYLKLLQLDHKVKIEHGKLSTTNLSQGQRKRLALLTAYLEDRPIYLFDEWAADQDPVFREIFYTQLLPELRQRGKTVLAISHDDRYFHLADRIIKLDYGKVEYEKRYGT encoded by the coding sequence ATGAGTTTGATTTATTTTCTTCTGCGTTCTTCTTGGGGAATGGTGACAATAGCAGTTATCACCGGCTTCCTGAGTGGCGGCAGTAGTGCTAGCCTCATTGCCCTAGTTGCAAGCGCCGCCAGTAGCAGTGCTACTTCACGTTTGACATCCATCGCTTGGGGTTTTGTCGGACTTGCCCTAGTTGCGCTTATTACCAGTGTTATTTCTCAGGTGATGCTGATTAGGTTATCTCAAAATGCTATCTTTCAATTACGGATGCGCTTGAGTCATCAGATACTGGCTTCTGAGTTGGGTTATCTAGAAGAGCAAGGAAACCCGCGACTTTTGGCAACCCTGACAGAGGACGTTCAAGCTGTTGCTCATGCTGTTCATGTGATTCCATATCTCTGCATTGATATGGCGATCGTTGCGGGTTGCTTGATGTATATAACTTGGCTTTCCTGGTTAGTATTTCTATTAGTTGTAGCACTTTCAGTGGTGGCGATCGGCAGCTGTCAGTGGCTGTTAAACAGAGGAAAGTACTTCCTCGCTCTTGCCCGTGAAGACCAAGATGTGCTCTTTAAACATTTCCGTACTATTACAGAAGGAGTTAAGGAACTTAAGCTGCACCACGGACGGCGTCAAGTTTTCCTTTCTAAAAACCTGGAATCAACGGCGGCTCTATTTCGTCATCATAACGTTCAAGGTCTAACCCTGTTTACAACAACAACAAGCTGGGGAAGGCTGATATTTTTTTTCGCCATTGGTTTTGTCTTATTCGCGCTTCCCAATATACTCACTATTAGTCCCCAAACTCTCTCTGGCTACATCTTGACCTTTACTTACTTGATGTTGCCGATGAACAACATTGTGGAGAATATTCCTACAATTAGCAGAGCCAGCGTTGCCTTGGAAAAGATAGAATCGCTGGGTTTATCTCTAGCTCGTCGAGCTGAAGTATCGTCGATACCGCCTGTCACAAGCACCTCTTGGCAACGCTTGGAATTCAAAGGTGTTACCTACACTTACCGTGGGGATCAAGAAGCCAGCAACTTTATTTTGGGTTCTATCGACCTGAAGTTTCATCCACAAGAACTTGTGTTCATTGTTGGGGGGAATGGGAGCGGTAAATCCACTCTCGCCAAACTGATTACTGGACTCTACATCCCTGAAGCTGGAGAAATTTGGTTGGATGGGGAGTTGATTAACGGACAGAATCGTGAGTGGTATCGCCAGCATTTTAGTGTGGTTTTTTCTGACTTTTATTTATTTGATGAGCTTTTGGGATTGGACAATACGCAACTAGATATTCAAGCTAAAGAGTACCTGAAGCTACTCCAACTAGACCACAAGGTAAAAATTGAACACGGAAAACTTTCCACCACAAATCTTTCCCAAGGACAGCGTAAACGACTGGCTTTGCTAACGGCGTATTTGGAAGACAGACCAATTTATCTGTTTGATGAGTGGGCAGCTGACCAAGACCCAGTATTTAGGGAAATATTCTACACTCAACTTCTACCAGAACTGAGGCAGAGGGGCAAAACAGTGCTAGCAATCAGCCACGATGATCGCTATTTTCATTTGGCAGACCGGATCATTAAGCTTGACTACGGCAAAGTGGAATACGAGAAGCGGTACGGAACATGA
- a CDS encoding squalene/phytoene synthase family protein, with protein sequence MDLYGDALNILKETSRTFYIPIIQLPLGLQEAVASAYLCLRAIDEIEDHSELDNLTKAKLLRTISLILQAGGDGFAVDAFYKGLNSHEHILPEVSLRIREWAILAPASIAPRIWDATAAMADRMAYWAETNWKIHTESDLDRYTFGVAGAVGLMLSDLWAWYDGTQTNRIHAIGFGRGLQAVNIIRNHSEDMARGVDFFPEAWSAEDMHNYARRNLELADAYTSALPDGPALDFCQIPLTLAYGTLDALANGKDKLSRSDVIALIEQLTKMSR encoded by the coding sequence ATGGACTTGTATGGAGATGCATTAAACATCCTCAAGGAAACGAGTCGGACTTTTTACATCCCAATTATTCAGTTACCACTTGGCTTGCAAGAGGCGGTAGCGTCAGCATACCTGTGTTTGCGAGCGATTGATGAAATTGAAGACCATTCAGAACTCGATAACTTAACTAAGGCAAAGCTGTTGCGAACAATTAGCTTGATATTACAAGCAGGAGGTGATGGTTTTGCAGTCGATGCTTTCTACAAAGGATTAAACTCACATGAACATATACTACCGGAGGTTTCCCTTCGGATTCGAGAATGGGCAATACTTGCGCCTGCAAGCATTGCGCCTCGAATTTGGGATGCGACTGCGGCAATGGCAGATAGAATGGCTTACTGGGCAGAGACCAACTGGAAAATCCATACGGAGTCTGACTTGGATCGCTACACCTTTGGAGTGGCTGGTGCAGTTGGCTTGATGCTCTCAGATTTATGGGCTTGGTACGATGGGACTCAGACGAACCGTATCCATGCGATTGGGTTTGGTCGGGGCTTACAGGCGGTGAATATTATCCGGAACCATAGTGAAGACATGGCGCGTGGGGTGGACTTCTTCCCTGAGGCTTGGAGTGCAGAAGATATGCATAATTATGCCCGTCGCAATCTAGAACTGGCAGATGCATACACCAGCGCCCTTCCTGATGGTCCGGCTTTGGACTTTTGCCAAATTCCCTTAACTTTGGCTTACGGCACCCTTGATGCCCTTGCCAATGGCAAAGATAAACTCAGCCGCAGTGATGTTATTGCCCTCATTGAACAGTTGACCAAAATGAGCAGGTAA
- a CDS encoding two-partner secretion domain-containing protein, protein MTTLASRFKGLGITIGAVIIAFSTNSAIAQVTPDATLPDNSRVTTQDNLIKIEGGTQAGSNLFHSFKQFSVPTGTTALFNNASNVENIISRVTGNSISEIYGTLAANGTANLFLINPNGIIFGPNATLNIGGSFIASTASSLNFADGTKFSATDPQSTPLLTVSVPIGLQFGANPGSIRNQSQASPEGAISSLGGPVGLQVKPGKTLALVGSDVTLDGGNLTAEGGEIELGSVAGNSLVTLNPTSQGWALSYEGVQNFQNIQLVARTVDGSEFPSYVDASGEGGGRIQVQSKGLLLTDGSRIWSLTLGSQSGKDLIVNASESVELVGLNSSLANLTMSTGDGGDLTINTQKLSLRDGAQISTGTVFSSGSGGNLTVNASESVDLIGEVPVPNTKNNAPSVLTSATAGSGNAGDITINTSRLRIQDGAEVSAESTGVLDSNVLTPGIGQGGNLTVNASESIELVGISPTGIPSRLTAATSGSGDAGKLTITTGQLIVRDGAAVTVSSEVPDNYIYNGHEMNFGRAGELNITARSIRLDNQGKITSETDLGQGGDINIQLQDLLLLRRNSQISTNAGNAQAGGDGGNISINTPNGFIVAVPGENSDITANAFTGSGGKIQINVTGIFGIVPRFREDLARLLGTNDPPELNTQELLTSDITAISQANPTANGEVILVKPYLDINRGLINLLVEPREPRLAQGCDAGVAQNQSEFIITGRGGIPPNPREILRSNNVQVDWVSLEGNANYPAKGVQSREIQGQGSAVINTQNNKYVNPSQNKIVEAQGWVVDGNGDVILVAQIPTVTPYSSWFNSASCSGR, encoded by the coding sequence ATGACTACTCTTGCGAGCCGATTTAAAGGGTTAGGAATTACTATAGGCGCTGTCATAATAGCTTTCTCTACAAACAGTGCTATTGCCCAAGTCACTCCGGATGCGACTCTCCCAGATAATTCTCGCGTAACCACGCAGGATAATTTAATAAAAATTGAAGGTGGGACTCAAGCTGGAAGCAATTTGTTCCACAGCTTTAAGCAATTTTCCGTACCCACTGGAACTACAGCGCTCTTTAACAATGCTAGTAACGTTGAGAATATTATTAGCCGGGTCACGGGTAATTCTATTTCTGAAATTTATGGCACTCTTGCGGCTAACGGTACAGCAAATTTATTTCTGATTAACCCGAATGGGATTATTTTTGGTCCTAATGCGACCCTTAACATCGGCGGTTCTTTCATAGCCAGTACGGCAAGTAGTCTCAATTTTGCTGATGGTACTAAGTTTAGTGCGACAGATCCCCAAAGCACGCCTTTGTTAACAGTAAGTGTACCGATTGGTTTACAATTCGGAGCAAATCCGGGCAGTATCCGCAATCAATCTCAAGCGAGTCCAGAGGGAGCAATCAGTAGTTTAGGAGGACCTGTTGGTCTACAGGTAAAGCCTGGCAAAACCCTAGCGCTTGTGGGCTCAGATGTCACGCTTGATGGTGGAAATTTAACAGCAGAGGGGGGAGAAATTGAGTTGGGAAGTGTAGCTGGTAATAGTCTGGTCACTCTCAACCCAACAAGCCAAGGTTGGGCATTAAGTTATGAAGGTGTCCAGAATTTCCAGAACATTCAACTCGTTGCGCGAACTGTTGATGGTTCTGAATTTCCATCTTACGTGGATGCTAGTGGTGAAGGTGGGGGCAGAATTCAAGTTCAGAGTAAAGGTTTACTGCTCACTGACGGTTCACGGATATGGTCTCTAACTCTGGGTTCTCAATCTGGAAAAGATTTGATAGTGAATGCTTCCGAGTCAGTGGAACTCGTTGGTCTTAATTCAAGTTTGGCAAATTTAACTATGAGTACTGGAGATGGGGGAGATTTAACAATTAATACTCAAAAGTTAAGCCTGCGGGATGGAGCACAAATATCTACTGGCACTGTATTTAGCTCAGGTTCGGGGGGGAATTTGACTGTGAACGCCTCCGAGTCTGTAGATTTGATAGGAGAAGTTCCCGTACCGAATACGAAAAATAATGCACCCAGTGTATTGACCAGTGCGACGGCTGGTTCCGGAAACGCAGGTGACATTACGATTAACACTTCAAGGTTGCGTATTCAAGATGGGGCAGAGGTATCAGCAGAGTCTACTGGAGTACTTGATTCTAACGTATTGACACCAGGTATAGGACAAGGGGGAAATTTAACTGTGAATGCCTCCGAGTCCATAGAACTAGTTGGCATTTCACCAACAGGAATTCCTAGTCGCTTGACAGCTGCAACTAGCGGTTCTGGAGATGCTGGCAAGTTAACAATTACCACTGGGCAATTGATTGTCCGGGACGGAGCAGCAGTCACTGTCAGTAGTGAAGTTCCAGACAATTATATCTACAACGGGCATGAAATGAACTTCGGCAGAGCAGGTGAACTCAATATCACTGCTCGTTCCATCCGGTTGGACAATCAAGGCAAAATTACTTCTGAAACGGATTTAGGGCAAGGGGGAGATATTAATATACAGCTGCAGGATTTACTACTGCTGCGCCGTAACAGTCAAATTTCCACCAACGCAGGCAACGCCCAGGCGGGTGGAGATGGAGGTAATATCTCTATCAATACTCCTAATGGCTTTATCGTCGCCGTACCAGGAGAAAACAGCGATATCACCGCCAATGCTTTCACGGGTTCTGGTGGCAAAATCCAAATCAATGTCACTGGTATTTTTGGCATAGTGCCGCGTTTTCGAGAAGACTTGGCAAGGCTATTAGGAACTAACGACCCACCCGAACTAAACACCCAAGAGCTTCTTACAAGCGATATCACGGCAATTTCCCAAGCCAACCCTACTGCAAACGGAGAGGTGATTCTTGTCAAACCTTATCTTGACATCAACCGTGGATTAATCAACTTGCTAGTAGAACCACGAGAACCGAGACTGGCACAAGGATGTGATGCAGGTGTAGCGCAAAATCAAAGCGAATTCATTATCACCGGACGCGGCGGCATACCACCCAATCCTAGGGAAATTCTTAGAAGTAACAATGTGCAGGTAGATTGGGTGTCCTTGGAGGGAAATGCTAACTATCCTGCTAAGGGTGTCCAAAGTAGGGAAATACAAGGACAGGGATCTGCAGTAATAAATACACAAAATAACAAATATGTCAACCCCTCACAGAATAAGATTGTGGAAGCGCAGGGGTGGGTGGTGGATGGTAATGGTGATGTGATTTTGGTCGCTCAGATACCTACTGTGACGCCCTACAGTTCTTGGTTCAACTCTGCATCTTGTAGTGGTCGTTAG